In Flavobacterium luteolum, the DNA window GCAGAAGCTTTAAAAGTGGCAAAAGATGCAGATATTGTTCTTTTCATCGGTGGATTGAACAAAAGTCCAAATCAAGATGACGAAGGACATGATCGTAATGAATTGAATTTATCTTATGGTCAGGATAAATTAATCAGCGATTTAGCGAAAGTAAACAAAAACATTGTTTTCGTAAATATTTCTGGAAATGCAATCGCAATGCCTTGGATTAAAGAAGTTCCAGGAATTGTTCAAGGATGGTTTTTAGGAACTGAAGCTGGAAATGCTTTAGCAAATGTTTTGGTTGGCGATGTGAATCCGTCAGGAAAATTATCTTTCACTTTCCCAGTAAAATTATCTGATAACGGAGCTCACGCTTTAGGTGAATTCCCAGGTGGTGATTCAGTAAAATACAATGAAGGAATTTTTGTAGGGTACCGTTGGGCTGATAAAAACAAAATCAAACCTTTGTTCTCTTTCGGACACGGTTTAAGCTACACGACTTTTGCTTACGGAAAAGTAACAGCAGACAAAAAACAAATGAACGCTGGAGATAAAATCACATTCTCTGTAAATGTAAAAAATACTGGAAGCAGAGAAGGTTCTGAAGTAGTTCAATTGTATATTTCTGATTTAAAATCTTCATTGCCACGTCCAGTAAAAGAATTAAAAGGTTTTGAGAAAGTAGCTCTTAAAGCTGGAGAAGAAAAAACAGTAACGTTTACAGTTGATAAAACGGCTTTAAGTTTCTTTGACGATAAAAAACACGACTGGGTTGCTGAACCTGGTGATTTTGAAGCAATTATTGGTGCTTCTTCAACAGATATAAAATCTAAAGTGAATTTTTCACTTAAATAAGTTTTTTTATTTCTAAAAATTGGTTGGTTTGTAAAGCTGCAAGTGTAAAAATTTGCAGCTTTGCTTTTAGTTAAAATCTTACCATTAAGGCATTAAGAAACATAAAGAATAGCTTTATTGTCTAATATTTTGAGCCAGGTTCATGAAGTAAAAGCTTAATTTTCTTAATATCTTAATGGTTTTAAAAAAAAATGGATATGAAAAAAATTACGCTCGCAATATTGACTTTATTTTTTGCGAAGAATATTTCAGCACAAAGTCTGAATAAAATGCAATGGTTTAATGAACCTGAAAAATGGGAAATTAAAAACAATGCTTTAATTATGAATGTCACCGCAAATAGCGATTATTGGAGAATTTCGCATTATGGTTTTACAGTCGATGATGCTCCTTTTTACTATGCAACCTATGGAGGAGAATTTGAAGCAAAAGTAAAATTGACGGGAAATTATATTGCTCGTTTTGACCAGATGGGATTAATGATTCGTATTGACGAAAAGAATTACATTAAAACTGGAGTTGAATTCGTTGATGGAAAATTCAATATCAGTACCGTCG includes these proteins:
- a CDS encoding DUF1349 domain-containing protein, with amino-acid sequence MKKITLAILTLFFAKNISAQSLNKMQWFNEPEKWEIKNNALIMNVTANSDYWRISHYGFTVDDAPFYYATYGGEFEAKVKLTGNYIARFDQMGLMIRIDEKNYIKTGVEFVDGKFNISTVVTHDKSDWSVTTLEKVPPFIWIKAVRRLDAVEIFYSFDDKNYIMTRNAPLQDNTPVMVGLMAASPDGKGFEAKFENFSVKHLPDQRRLEWLKNHQ